TTGACGCCTTTCATTTGGAAGAATGCGTCGATCATACGCCGTGTGTTTCCGCCTTTTTCGCCGAGGATCAGTGGTTCGGCGGCGAGCTTTTCGGCGGTTATCGATCGAAGTTTTGCAAAAGGATGATACGGATGAACTATCGCCGCCAGCTTGTCCGCAAGCACGACCTGCGTTTCGACCAGCGGATTGTCGACCGGCAGCGATATGAATGCGATATCGAGTTCGCCGTGCGTGATGCGGTCGATAAGGGCGTGGCTGGTGGCGGCGGCGACGGAAATTTCGGCATGCGGAAACGCCGTGATGAGGCCGTGCAGTATCGACGGAAGCTGCACCGCCGCGAATTCGCCCGACGCCGAACCGATACGCAATCGTCCGCGTTCCGCGCCTTTTAGTTCCTTTATCTCGGCGATCGCGGCGTCGTGTTCGCGCAATATCGCACGCGCACGCGGCAACAGCATTTCGCCCGCTTCCGTCAAGATCACGCGACGCGGCGTGCGCGTAAACAGCTGCGCGCCGACCTGTTCCTCTAGCTGGCGTATCTGCATCGAGATAGCGGCCTGGGTCAAGCTAAGCTTTTTGGCACCGGCGGTGAAAGTGCGTGTTTCCGCAATTGCGAGAAACGCTTTTAACTGCTTTATCTCCATATCGTTGCGTGCGGTTTCGCGTCGAATGAACGGGTGTGATTGAATATACAGCAGATTCTGCACAGAACAAACAGCCGCAGATGCGCTTCATCGACCTCGCAATAATAATCGGCTACCTCGTCGGCGTTACGGCTCTCGGCGTGGCGTTCCGTCGGGCACAGACGACCGCCTCGGATTATTTCATCGGAAAGCGGAATACACACTGGCTGGTTATCTGTGCGTCGATCGTCGCGACCGAAACCAGCACGCTTACGCTGATCGGAATTCCCGCGATCGCATACGGCAGTTTTGCGAGACCTGAACAAGGCGGCAATTTCATGTTCCTGCAGATCGTCGCGGGCTACGTGATCGGGCGTTTCATCGTCAGTCTGCTGTTCGTTCCGGCGTATTTCAAGGGCGAACTTCAGACCGCGTATAAGCTGCTCGAAGAACGTTTCGGCACCGCAGCTAAGAATTTCGCCGCGTCGCTTTTCCTCGTTGTGCGTGCGGTCGGTGACGGCGTGCGTACGTTTGCGGCGTCCATTGTCATAAGCGCCGTCCTCGCGGTAACGCTGCCTGAACTTCGCTATTTGACGGCCATATCGATACTTGCTGTCGGCATTCTGACGCTCATATACACATATCAGGGCGGGCTGATCGCGGTGCTGTGGACGGACCTCGTTCAGCTGGTGATATACGTTTCGGGTGCGGTGATCGCCGCTGTCGTTATATGGAACGCGATTCCCGGCGGTTGGGCGGAGATAAGTTCGGTCGCGGCCGATGCGGGTAAATTCGAGTTCATTTCGTTCGCGTTTGATGCGACAGTGCCGTTCACATTTTGGGCCGGGCTGATCGGCGGCATCGCGTTGACTACCGCCTCGCACGGAACGGATCAGATCATCGTCCAGCGGCTTCTCGCCTGCCGAAATGAAGGCGATGCAAAGAAAGCGATCGTCACGAGCGGCTTTGTGATCCTGTTTCAATTCGCGTTGCTGCTATTCGTCGGCGTGATGCTCTTCGTTTTCTACAAGCACTTCCCGATGGCAACCGAACTCGCGAAGAACGACGAGGTCTTCCCGCGTTTCATCGTAGAACATATGCCGGTCGGCATCGCCGGGCTGATGATCGCGGCGTTGACCGCGGCGGCAATGTCCACGCTGAGCAGTTCGCTGAATGCACTCGCGTCGAGCAGCGTGCTCGATTTTTACAAGCCCATTTTCAACCCTGACGCCGACGACGCTGAACTTCTGAAATTCTCTCGTCGGCTGACCGCAGTTTGGGGCGTTGTATTGATCGGCATTGCATTTTTGTCGCGTGATGTCGGTTCGGTACTGACGGTCGGCCTCGCGATCGCATCGCTCATTTACGGGCCGATGCTTGGTGCATTCCTGCTGGGCGTGCTGACAGAAAAGGCGAATCAGCAGGGTGTCGTTGCGGGAATGTTTACTTCGATGGCGTCGATGATAGCTATCTGGAACCTAACGCCGATCACGTGGACGTGGTACGTTCCCATCGGAACCGCGATATGTTTTTCCGTCGGATTTCTCGTAAGTGTTGTGTTTGGAGGCGGGAAAGCGTTGGAAAGAAGTTAAGTTCCGTTTCTCTGCGATCTCCGCGGTCTCTGCGTTCAGACCATTTTCTTTTAACCGCAAAGACGCAGAGACGCAGAGACGTAAAGCAATGCACTTCGTATAAATGAGATCGACAAGAGTTAAATGTCTGATTTTCCTGATCGCTGCGATGGCGGTTTTCGTTAATTCGATCGCCGCCGCGCCGCTGAGGCCGTCGAAACTGTCACTGCAGCGTGCGGAACGAACGCTCCGCGCCATGACCACGGACGAGAAGATCGGCCAGCTTATCCACATCGGCACTCAGGCGCGTTTCGCCAATCAGGACAGCACCTATTTTCGCGAACTCCGCCGCCATGTCATCGAAAACAAGGTTGGCGGCATCATCTTTTTTGTGTCTCCGGTTTACGAGATGGCTCACCTCGCAAACCGCATGCAGTCGCTGGCAAAACATCCGCTACTGATCTCGCTTGATGCCGAAACCGGCATAGGAATGCGGTTCATGGACGCGGTGAATCTCCCCTGGGCGATGGCTGTTACTGCGACCGGCGAGCCCGAGCTCGCACGCAGAATGGGCGTCGTTACGGCCCGCGAAGCGAAAGCTTTGGGAATACGCCACGTTTTCGCTCCGGTGCTGGACGTTAACAACAACGCCGAAAATCCAGTGATTAACGTCCGAAGTTTCGGCGAAGATCCGAAGGACGTTGCAAGGTTCGGGGTCGCTTTCGCCGAGGGACTGCAAAGCGAACGCGTACTCGCGACCGCAAAACATTTCCCGGGCCACGGCGATACGCACGTCGATTCTCACCGCGGTCTGCCGGTGATCGATCTGCCGCGTGAACGTCTCGATGCCGTCGAGCTTTTCCCTTTCCGCCGTGCCGTCGAAGCAGGCATCGGCTCGGTGATGATCGCACACATCGCACTCCCGCAGATCGACGGCGAGGTCATTAGGCCGCTCGCATATTACAAGGGCGGCGATGCCGAGCCGGGCTCCGAGATAGTTAGCGAGAACGCGACGGTCCCTGCGACGCTTTCCTACAAAGTGCAGACAGAGATACTGCGAAAGGAAATGGGTTTCGACGGCCTGATCGTGTCAGACGCGATGTCGATGAGCGGGCTCACTCTCTATTTCACACAGGAAGAAGCGGGCGTCCGTGCCGTCCTCGCCGGGACCGACATTCTCGAAAAACCGGAGAATATTGACGCGATGATCTGCGGCATAAAACACGCCGTCGCAAGCGGCAGAATTCCGTTGCCGCGGCTCAACGATGCCGTCAAACGCCAGCTTGCTTGGAAATATGAGTTCGGGCTTTTTACCAACCGTCAAACTCCGCTCGACCACATCGACAAGGCCGTATCGGGCATCGAAACCGAGGCACTCGCCGACGAGATCGCGGGGAAAGCCATAACGCTCGTCCGCAACGGCGACAACATTTTGCCACTCGACAGAAACAAAAAGATCGCCGTCCTCGGCATCTCGAACGGCTTTGACGGGCCGGCAACGATGCAGCCTTTTGCTGCAGAGCTGAGGTCACGCGGACTTAGATTTGCACAGGCCTATCTGCAGGAAAACTCACTAGCAATTGCTTCGCATGAGGCACGCACCGCGATCGCGGACGCAGACATCGTCATTTTCGGGCTCTACGGCCGCGTGCGTTCGGGTCTGCGGTCGAGCGTCGGCATTCCGGAGAACGGAGCGGAACTGCTCCGCGAGGCGTTGCGAGCTGATAAAAAGGTCGTCGGCATCAGTTTTGGGAACCCCTATCTGCTGACGGCATTTCCCGATATGCAGGCATATTTGGTAGCCTACGGCGATATGCCGAGCCTTCAAATGGCGGTGGCACGGTCGATCCTGGGGACGCAGGACATTCGCGGCAGGCTTCCGATCACGCTGCCGAACCTGCACCCACGCGGCACAGGAATTCAATTGAAGAAAGTAGAATGAACAAGGCTTGGGAAATTGATACCTATTTGACCGCGGCTAAAAGCCGCCTTCATATCGACGGCCACGACGCCGTCCACCTCGCACACGAATACAGCACGCCGCTTTTTATTTACAGCGAACCGCGTATCCGTCACAACATCGCCCGGCTGCGGCGTGTCGGCGATAAGATCGGTTGTCCGCTGAAACTTTTCTACGCCGCAAAAGCGATGTCCACAATGGGCGTGCTGCGTGCGGTTCGCGATGCAAATTGCGACCTAGAAGTGAATTCCGGCGGCGAGCTTTGGAAGGCGCTAAAAGCAGGCTTCACCGGAGACCGCATCAATTTCAACGGATCGAGCAAAGAGGTCTGGGAGCTTGAGCTGGCGATAGAGAACGACATATACGCGATTCAGGTCGATTCTATCCACGAGCTTGAGTTGATCGAAGAAACGGCATGCCGGCTCGATAAGCGAGCGAATGTCAGCCTCCGCCTTGTTCCTGAGATCGAATCGGCGACGCATTCCGGATTGCAGACAGCGCTTCTGACGTCAAAATTCGGCATGATGCCGGCGGAGGCGTTCGAAGCGTTTGCGAAGTATCGCGATTCCGAATACCTGAACCTAGCCGGAATTCACCTGCATATCGGCTCACAGAATCCTTCGGAGGTCGTTTATGTACAGGCTTTTGAGGAGGTATTTGCGGCGATGCTGCGGATATATCGCGAGTGCGGCGTCAG
This sequence is a window from Acidobacteriota bacterium. Protein-coding genes within it:
- a CDS encoding LysR family transcriptional regulator, whose protein sequence is MEIKQLKAFLAIAETRTFTAGAKKLSLTQAAISMQIRQLEEQVGAQLFTRTPRRVILTEAGEMLLPRARAILREHDAAIAEIKELKGAERGRLRIGSASGEFAAVQLPSILHGLITAFPHAEISVAAATSHALIDRITHGELDIAFISLPVDNPLVETQVVLADKLAAIVHPYHPFAKLRSITAEKLAAEPLILGEKGGNTRRMIDAFFQMKGVKPNVAMELSRQEAVTQMVEKGLGVGIAGAKSAAGEVRSGRLATCAIEDAELKLELGLARLRGGHVSPIAEEFVRLCVASFAEREKEMKARR
- a CDS encoding sodium:solute symporter — its product is MIEYTADSAQNKQPQMRFIDLAIIIGYLVGVTALGVAFRRAQTTASDYFIGKRNTHWLVICASIVATETSTLTLIGIPAIAYGSFARPEQGGNFMFLQIVAGYVIGRFIVSLLFVPAYFKGELQTAYKLLEERFGTAAKNFAASLFLVVRAVGDGVRTFAASIVISAVLAVTLPELRYLTAISILAVGILTLIYTYQGGLIAVLWTDLVQLVIYVSGAVIAAVVIWNAIPGGWAEISSVAADAGKFEFISFAFDATVPFTFWAGLIGGIALTTASHGTDQIIVQRLLACRNEGDAKKAIVTSGFVILFQFALLLFVGVMLFVFYKHFPMATELAKNDEVFPRFIVEHMPVGIAGLMIAALTAAAMSTLSSSLNALASSSVLDFYKPIFNPDADDAELLKFSRRLTAVWGVVLIGIAFLSRDVGSVLTVGLAIASLIYGPMLGAFLLGVLTEKANQQGVVAGMFTSMASMIAIWNLTPITWTWYVPIGTAICFSVGFLVSVVFGGGKALERS
- a CDS encoding glycoside hydrolase family 3 C-terminal domain-containing protein, producing MRSTRVKCLIFLIAAMAVFVNSIAAAPLRPSKLSLQRAERTLRAMTTDEKIGQLIHIGTQARFANQDSTYFRELRRHVIENKVGGIIFFVSPVYEMAHLANRMQSLAKHPLLISLDAETGIGMRFMDAVNLPWAMAVTATGEPELARRMGVVTAREAKALGIRHVFAPVLDVNNNAENPVINVRSFGEDPKDVARFGVAFAEGLQSERVLATAKHFPGHGDTHVDSHRGLPVIDLPRERLDAVELFPFRRAVEAGIGSVMIAHIALPQIDGEVIRPLAYYKGGDAEPGSEIVSENATVPATLSYKVQTEILRKEMGFDGLIVSDAMSMSGLTLYFTQEEAGVRAVLAGTDILEKPENIDAMICGIKHAVASGRIPLPRLNDAVKRQLAWKYEFGLFTNRQTPLDHIDKAVSGIETEALADEIAGKAITLVRNGDNILPLDRNKKIAVLGISNGFDGPATMQPFAAELRSRGLRFAQAYLQENSLAIASHEARTAIADADIVIFGLYGRVRSGLRSSVGIPENGAELLREALRADKKVVGISFGNPYLLTAFPDMQAYLVAYGDMPSLQMAVARSILGTQDIRGRLPITLPNLHPRGTGIQLKKVE
- the lysA gene encoding diaminopimelate decarboxylase; translated protein: MNKAWEIDTYLTAAKSRLHIDGHDAVHLAHEYSTPLFIYSEPRIRHNIARLRRVGDKIGCPLKLFYAAKAMSTMGVLRAVRDANCDLEVNSGGELWKALKAGFTGDRINFNGSSKEVWELELAIENDIYAIQVDSIHELELIEETACRLDKRANVSLRLVPEIESATHSGLQTALLTSKFGMMPAEAFEAFAKYRDSEYLNLAGIHLHIGSQNPSEVVYVQAFEEVFAAMLRIYRECGVRLQHINLGGGFPVNYLRDDAQANDFPAEQRELFSANLEPSDAIAAAWNAVRETAEKENAVDLLEGITLLLEPGRSIIGDAAICLTTVRNAKQRPTENTAPATDHWLLTDAGFHILLSMETYKWYYQLISAERAGEPHDTPYKAAGPLCDGGDVYFDIEGHGRLPDHRLLPENVQPGEVLAFLNCGAYSLAQGMQYNARFLPAVLLTRADGSVELIRRRDSFEDLVANDV